A window of the Plasmodium falciparum 3D7 genome assembly, chromosome: 3 genome harbors these coding sequences:
- a CDS encoding transporter, putative, with amino-acid sequence MMDVYKEENSDLLNHQEEEISRNSNINDEFSETQLRDNVYEERENEYINKHNMMDDIQIMVDEQDNNNNYDNNNYYDDNINNYDNNNYDDNNYDDNNYDNNNNNSYYEYNQNAYEDNEPYNDYNDNNNNIINGSKYINEIQHNDKELYDMSYENNLNNEVLNVENRKKKSNNYDNVVNSNMGNNKNNTTANNNNNNHNNNNNNHSNNHSNNHSISHSNNHSNNHNNNHSNNHNKSHDVKDIPYCSFNNFQENEDKDGDKPGDVKSNNNMLRKKNSEENNAYNLFNNEKLKKLEKKKKKMLEKNKKKKKEDTLDDKKFSEVYNSIYENLKKKKEGKYNNDDNKDMMMMMMDDHKSNDNKHHKNNKHNNKHYNNNNDDDDDNDFYEINYNSSDNMNSVSSVEEDTLFNDDVLKKYIIGQVLNIIRTSFHWAITSFVLFFLFEHFSIFYVYRLISFLTLFLFTPISIYLVKRRNIKFFLIFTNTVRLLIWGFFIPFLYFLYKNEIKKYYVNRTYEFLFSFFLLLDNIQINISNLIDIDNNGIDFLSKKYDLRINEKAKRKFLTLHQFFFDASFIVVNPLIIFVMYLFSNLFNENYYKDVFIYTSSFIFSVITIITLVVYTLGLENVDNNQANKNNDYSTNYEEHNTNDSIEDMNEDLSYNNNEDNFDKYYEKQKQKQKHKKKEFHSSHTNSITNGYTDTFNNTYPNIYNDQTKKYLTERSNLEYMEYVNENYSLQEQYKRQFSELINNIHIIKKENTLLFYTCMLSYLNSVEDIMILMLIPLTSIYVAEFFYLKNIFVQILMAVILISLTKCFENISYYSNKKNIIALKDIFIGIILSGISLVLFFFPFLMLNHLNIYSFLIFYIICCLFYFFFSTNLKTTLSLNLQKTARETKSDIYNFVGLFMSFVNLIFVILTSFFLSILDNFVINYVFICIFLIILLVLFYAWAVFILKRGNNSN; translated from the exons aTGATGGATGTTTATAAAGAAGAGAACTCCGATTTGTTGAATCATCAAGAGGAAGAAATCTCAAGAAACTCAAATATAAACGATGAATTTTCAGAAACACAATTAAGAGATAATGTGTATGAGGAAAGAGAAAatgaatacataaataaacaCAACATGATGGatgatatacaaataatggTAGACGAACaagataataacaataattatgataataataattattatgatgataatattaataattatgataataataattatgatgataataattatgatgataataattatgataataataataataatagttacTATGAATATAATCAAAATGCTTATGAAGATAACGAGCcatataatgattataatgataataataataatattataaatggtagtaaatatataaacgaAATTCAACATAAtgataaagaattatatgataTGTCTTATGAGaacaatttaaataatgaagtattaaatgtagaaaatagaaagaagaaaagtaataattatgataatgtaGTTAACAGTAATATGggaaataataagaataatactactgctaataataataataataatcataataataataataataatcatagtaATAATCATAGTAATAATCATAGTATTAGTCATAGTAATAATCAtagtaataatcataataataatcatagtaataatcataataaaagTCATGATGTGAAAGATATTCCATATTGctcatttaataatttccaagaaaatgaagataagGATGGAGATAAACCAGGAGATGtcaaaagtaataataatatgttaagaaaaaagaacagtgaagaaaataatgccTATAACCTATTTAATAatgagaaattaaaaaagcttgagaagaagaaaaagaaaatgttagaaaaaaataaaaagaagaaaaaagagGACACATTAGATGATAAGAAATTTAGTGAAGTGTATAATTcgatatatgaaaatttaaaaaagaaaaaagaaggtaaatataataatgatgataataaggatatgatgatgatgatgatggaTGATCATAAaagtaatgataataaacatcataagaataataagcataataataaacattataataataataatgatgatgatgatgataatgatttttatgaaattaattataattcttCTGATAATATGAATTCTGTTTCAAGTGTTGAAGAAGATACATTATTTAATGAtgatgttttaaaaaaatatattataggacaagttttaaatattataagaacATCTTTCCATTGGGCTATTACatcatttgttttattttttttatttgaacatttttccattttttatgtatatagattaatatcatttttgactttatttttgtttacgcctatatctatatatttagtaAAAAGGAGGAATATcaaattttttcttatctttACAAATACAGTGAGATTATTAATATGGGGATTTTTTattccatttttatatttcttatataaaaatgaaataaagaaatattacgTTAACAGGACATATGAATTTTTGTTTAgtttctttcttttattagataatattcaaattaatatatcaaaCTTAATAGATATTGATAACAATGGAATTGATTTTTTATccaaaaaatatgatttaaGAATTAATGAGAAAGccaaaagaaaatttttaaCATTACATCAGTTTTTTTTCGATGCTTCTTTTATAGTTGTTAATCCTTtgattatatttgttatgtATCTTTTtagtaatttatttaatgagaattattataaagatgtttttatttatacttcatcatttatattttctgttATTACAATAATAACCTTAGTTGTTTATACATTAGGATTGGAAAATGTAGATAATAATCaagcaaataaaaataatgattacTCAACAAATTATGAAGAGcataatacaaatgatagTATAGAAGATATGAATGAAGACctttcttataataataatgaagataattttgataaatattaCGAAAAACAGAagcaaaaacaaaaacataaaaaaaaagaatttcaCTCATCACATACAAATAGTATAACTAATGGATATACAgatacatttaataatacatatccaaatatatataatgatcaaacgaaaaaatatttaaccGAAAGATCAAATTTAGAATATATGGAATAtgtaaatgaaaattattcCTTACAAGAACAATATAAAAGACAATTTTCTGAactaattaataatatacatattattaaaaaggaaaatacaTTATTGTTTTATACTTGTATGTTGTCATATCTTAATAGTGTCGAAGATATTATGATTCTTATGTTGATACCATTAACATCTATATATGTAGCTGAATTCTTTTAtctcaaaaatatatttgtgcAAATATTGATGGCTGTAATATTAATATCCTTAACAAAGTgttttgaaaatatttcGTATTATTCTAAcaagaagaatataatagCTCTCAAGGATATAttcat AGGAATTATCTTGTCAGGAATTTCTCTAGTCCTGTTTTTCTTTCCCTTCTTAATGTTGAACCATTTGAACATTTACagctttttaatattttacataatttgttgcctgttttattttttcttctctaCCAATTTGAAAACAAC gcTGTCTCTGAATTTGCAAAAAACCGCGCGAGAAACCAAATCAGATATTTACAATTTCGTTGGTTTGTTCATGTCCTTTGTTAATTTAATTTTCGTTATTTTAACATCCTTCTTTTTATCTATCCTAGACAATTTTGTTATCAActatgtatttatatgtatatttttaataatcctTTTAGTACTTTTTTATGCATGGgctgtttttatattaaagagAGGAAACAACTCAAATTAA
- a CDS encoding DNA-(apurinic or apyrimidinic site) lyase, putative, producing the protein MKITSLHFLIFHKNLNYVSSKVKAKKIFYQRALNNIYLCTIRTMIVDIAEIKKRDNHALDTQESQELVNKIKEIKNSDEQNNSNNNNNNSSSSNFCSNNNSPFSHKETKLMVKEEVPNSIVKNILNNNSCATSIINNKFYTQINNIIPVKPEAMKEENINVSTVNTENDISKEKKENSHYFCDEIKVMKKEYSKDDFVTDVKLEMNDKEEEEEEKQKIGQESTHINIKVEKDTFNECNNSNVNEKKRNRSVDIHNELSNKRILTEDVVVKCNIKNDVKIIVTWNMNSITVRYKNKKKWDEFMNFFNNLNADVLCFQEVRLPAMNLSEPCDNKNKNKNKNDGIRDRGKIKNSDQKSLADYEIMEQILNDDFKDYNAYFSLANIKYSGQLVLVKKNIHIESIRYNLFFENNAHIHHDEGRVILVEFSNFFLLSTYTPNNGFDHVKFERRRLFDEQLQKFVTILRNEKQKPLVWTGDLNIAPEDIDLSHPAEFRRMKKGNVPKEFIGQPGCTDFERKNFQKILTAGNLVDSYRYLQNIKLNEDKKNNIKHTPNINDNIYTWRCPFLLGKSCNKAMRIDHFIVSKEFLNRINKIHIQGFSVFHNNFYGSDHCPVILYLKNE; encoded by the coding sequence ATGAAAATTACTagtcttcattttttaatatttcataaaaacTTAAATTACGTTTCATCAAAAGTTAAAgcgaaaaaaatattttatcagagggctttgaataatatatatctttgtaCTATTAGAACGATGATTGTTGATATAGCtgaaataaagaaaagagATAATCATGCATTAGACACTCAGGAATCGCAAGAATTggtaaacaaaataaaagaaataaaaaacagtgacgaacaaaataatagtaataataataataataatagtagtagtagtaatttttgtagtaataataattctccCTTTAGTCACAAAGAAACCAAACTTATGGTTAAAGAAGAGGTGCCAAATTCTATTGTTAAGAATAttctaaataataatagttgtGCTACTAgcataattaataataagttTTATACAcagataaataatattatacccGTAAAACCAGAAGCtatgaaagaagaaaatataaacgtTTCGACAGTAAATACTGAGAATGATATATCCaaagagaaaaaagaaaattcacATTATTTTTGTGATGAGATAAAGGTTATGAAAAAAGAATACTCAAAGGATGATTTCGTAACAGATGTAAAATTAGAAATGAAtgataaagaagaagaagaagaagaaaaacaaaagatTGGTCAAGAGAGTacgcatataaatattaaagttGAAAAAGATACATTTAACGAATGCAACAATTCTAatgttaatgaaaaaaaacgAAACAGATCTGTAGATATACATAACGAATTAagtaataaaagaatattaacAGAAGATGTTGTAGTAAAGTgtaatataaagaatgatGTTAAAATTATTGTTACATGGAATATGAATAGTATAACTGTACGTTATAAGAATAAGAAGAAATGGGATGAatttatgaatttttttaataatcttAATGCTGATGTGTTATGTTTTCAAGAAGTTCGATTACCAGCTATGAATTTATCAGAACCatgtgataataaaaataagaataaaaataaaaacgatGGAATACGTGATAgagggaaaataaaaaatagtgATCAGAAAAGTTTAGCTGATTATGAAATTATGGaacaaatattaaatgatgatTTTAAAGATTATAATGCTTATTTTAGTTTAgctaatattaaatatagtGGTCAATTGGTTTtagtaaaaaagaatatacatATAGAATCTATaagatataatttattttttgaaaacaATGCACATATACATCATGATGAAGGCCGTGTTATTTTAGTTGAATTTtcaaatttctttttattatcaacatATACACCTAACAATGGTTTTGACCATGTGAAATTTGAAAGAAGAAGACTATTTGACGAACAATTACAAAAATTTGTTACAATTCTTagaaatgaaaaacaaaaaccaTTAGTATGGACAGGAGATTTAAATATAGCTCCAGAAGATATTGATTTATCGCATCCGGCTGAATTTAGAAGaatgaaaaaaggaaatgttCCAAAAGAATTTATAGGCCAACCTGGGTGTACTGAttttgaaagaaaaaatttccAGAAAATTTTAACTGCTGGAAATTTAGTTGACTCATATagatatttacaaaatataaaactaaatgaagataaaaagaataatattaaacaCACTcctaatattaatgataatatttatacttgGAGATGTCCATTTCTTCTTGGAAAATCATGTAATAAAGCTATGAGAATTGATCATTTTATTGTATCCAAAGAATTTCTTAACcgtattaataaaatacatattcaAGGATTTAGTGTTTTCCATAATAATTTCTATGGATCTGACCACTGTCCAGTTATATTATACctcaaaaatgaataa